Proteins from a genomic interval of Thamnophis elegans isolate rThaEle1 chromosome 2, rThaEle1.pri, whole genome shotgun sequence:
- the LOC116503335 gene encoding general transcription factor II-I repeat domain-containing protein 2A-like, with protein sequence MAELRVDIENSCFQKRWEAEYLFVDIEGTAVCLVCRDIMAVFEEYNMRWHYETKHHDRYKNMSIQQKIKTVEELRKNLMSFIKAKTQREAAVKATFIVAEEIAKAAWPFTEGEFLKRCMVKVCEVLCPDQKGAFLNLSLSRNTIAGRIGELATVLQGQLVEKGKDFIAYSLAVDESSDISDVAQLTIFIRGVDPSLCVTEEFLDMKSMHGTTTGKDIFEAVSKCVNDMKLPWDKLTGLTTNGTPSMRGEESGLVGRVREKMKSENCTGELTAYHCIIHQETLCGNILKMEHIMGTVTQTINFIRANGLNHHQFKSFLEEMHSELGDLPYHAAARGISQEKVLSRFFELRLDICQFVESKGKDSTVLRDEKWLCELAFLCDVTKHLAALKLQLQGRDFAITDMYDAVKSFQVKLQLWEAQMQHGNLSDFPCCQTIISQVSTAVFSHAQFADQLSTLHMEFARRFVEFEAQTFDFGLLSNPFSVDVKEAPADIQMELMELQCSDTLKAKYDSVGSAQFARFIPETMPQLRLRAARMLCMFGNTHLCEKVFSVIRANKRAHRSLLTDAHLRSILRVSTAQNLTLNMDELVARKRCQTSRSEKKGQPMKMARVPPDRGEALSDLSATTSQGSVSFEDVVVYFSEEEWALLDSSQRALHREVMLENSRNLAAVGYGQEHKDYQGPSLALFESVEKMFGIQGILQKRAKSFLKNRRKKSSPSDRNEVVGLPTPQLQQPVGSEKYFGGDKTESAKIVFIQYCTNQTEEEQYERQEYGQNINLSSSLVLHHPSYIQETPYALINCVEKFTLNSHLMSDGENNPYECGKGFSQKQLLILPPENPPMEKPYKCPECGKTFPHRCRLTVHEWIHSGEKPYMCQVCGKRFRQTGHLSRHRRTHTGEKPYTCLHCGRKFSESSDLTKHVRSHTGERPYKCLECGKSFKCSSHFICHKRSHTGEKPFECSECGKSFSRHNHLSLHKTIHRGEQS encoded by the exons atggccGAACTCAGAGTGGACATTGAAAACAGCTGCTTTCAAAAGAGATGGGAGGCAGAGTATCTGTTTGTTGATATTGAAGGTACGGCCGTGTGCCTTGTTTGCAGAGATATTATGGCTGTATTTGAAGAATATAATATGAGATGGCACTATGAGACCAAACATCATGACAGGTACAAAAACATGAGCATACAGCAAAAGATAAAGACGGTGGAAGAGTTGAGAAAGAACCTGATGTCGTTCATAAAAGCAAAGACACAGCGTGAAGCTGCTGTGAAAGCTACTTTTATAGTGGCAGAAGAGATCGCTAAAGCGGCCTGGCCATTTACAGAAGGCGAGTTTTTGAAGCGCTGCATGGTTAAAGTGTGCGAAGTCTTGTGTCCCGACCAAAAGGGAGCATTTTTGAACTTAAGCCTGAGCAGAAATACTATTGCTGGTCGGATAGGTGAGCTTGCTACAGTTTTACAAGGACAATTGGTTGAAAAGGGAAAAGATTTCATTGCGTATTCCCTTGCTGTGGATGAGAGCAGTGACATCTCTGACGTGGCACAGCTGACAATCTTCATCCGTGGAGTGGACCCAAGTTTATGCGTTACAGAGGAATTTTTGGATATGAAATCAATGCATGGCACTACCACAGGAAAAGACATATTTGAAGCAGTGTCTAAATGTGTAAACGACATGAAGCTGCCCTGGGACAAACTTACGGGACTGACAACAAATGGGACACCTTCGATGCGCGGGGAAGAGAGTGGATTAGTGGGAAGGGTGCGAGagaagatgaagagcgagaattGCACAGGTGAGCTGACGGCATATCACTGCATCATACACCAGGAAACACTGTGCGGCAACATTCTGAAGATGGAACATATAATGGGCACTGTAACACAGACAATTAACTTTATAAGAGCCAATGGTTTAAATCATCATCAATTTAAGTCTTTCCTTGAGGAAATGCATTCTGAACTTGGTGATCTGCCCTATCACGCAGCGGCGCGGGGGATAAGTCAAGAAAAAGTGCTCAGTAGGTTTTTTGAGTTGCGCCTGGACATTTGTCAGTTTGTTGAAAGTAAAGGAAAAGACTCCACGGTACTGCGGGATGAAAAGTGGCTGTGCGAATTAGCCTTCCTGTGCGATGTTACGAAACATCTCGCGGCACTAAAGCTTCAGCTTCAGGGACGGGACTTTGCGATCACGGACATGTATGATGCAGTGAAAAGCTTTCAGGTAAAGCTGCAACTCTGGGAAGCTCAGATGCAGCACGGAAACTTGAGTGACTTTCCCTGTTGCCAAACAATCATCAGCCAAGTCTCCACCGCTGTGTTCTCACATGCTCAGTTTGCGGATCAACTGAGCACGCTTCACATGGAGTTTGCGCGCCGCTTTGTTGAGTTTGAAGCGCAGACATTCGATTTCGGACTGCTCAGTAATCCATTTTCAGTCGACGTGAAGGAGGCACCCGCAGACATCCAGATGGAGCTGATGGAACTCCAGTGTAGCGACACACTTAAGGCAAAGTATGATTCTGTAGGGTCCGCGCAATTCGCCAGGTTCATCCCTGAAACGATGCCCCAACTCCGCCTGCGAGCTGCTCGAATGCTCTGCATGTTTGGTAACACACACCTGTGTGAGAAAGTTTTCTCTGTGATCAGGGCGAACAAAAGAGCCCACAGGAGTCTTCTCACTGATGCACACCTCCGCTCTATCCTGAGAGTTTCCACAGCTCAAAACCTAACGCTGAACATGGATGAACTTGTAGCCAGGAAAAGGTGCCAAACATCCAGGTCAGAAAAAAAG GGCCAGCCGATGAAGATGGCCAGGGTACCCCCTGACCGTGGAGAAGCTCTATCTGATCTCTCTGCCACAACATCTCAG GGCTCTGTATCCTTTGAGGACGTGGTTGTGTATTTCTCGGAGGAAGAGTGGGCTCTGCTGGATTCCAGCCAAAGAGCCTTACACAGAGAAGTCATGCTGGAGAACTCCAGGAATCTGGCTGCTGTGG GTTACGGGCAGGAGCATAAAGACTACCAGGGGCCCAGCTTAGCGCTATTCGAGTCTGTAGAAAAGATGTTTGGAATTCAGGGGATACTTCAAAAGAGAGCGAAAAGTTTCCTAAAGAATCGAAGGAAGAAATCTTCTCCCTCTGATCGCAATGAAGTCGTTGGCCTCCCAACTCCGCAACTTCAGCAACCAGTAGgaagtgaaaaatattttggTGGTGACAAGACAGAGAGCGCTAAAATTGTTTTCATTCAATATTGTACAAACCAGACTGAAGAGGAACAATATGAACGTCAAGAGTATGGGCAAAATATCAATCTTAGCTCCTCTCTTGTGTTACATCACCCGTCATATATCCAAGAGACACCATATGCACTTATAAATTGTGTAGAAAAATTCACTTTAAACAGTCATCTTATGTCCGATGGAGAGAATAACCCATATGAGTGTGGAAAGGGTTTCAGCCAGAAACAGTTGCTTATTTTACCCCCAGAAAATCCCCCCATGGAAAAACCATACAAATGTCCGGAGTGCGGAAAGACCTTTCCTCACAGATGTAGGCTTACTGTCCATGAATGGATTCACtcgggggagaagccatatatGTGCCAGGTCTGTGGGAAAAGATTCAGGCAGACTGGTCACCTTTCGAGACATCGACGGacccacactggggagaaaccatatacgTGCCTTCACTGCGGAAGGAAGTTCAGTGAAAGTTCAGACCTTACCAAACATGTAAGGAGCCACACAGGGGAGAGACCGtataaatgtttggagtgtggaaagagtttcaaaTGCAGCAGTCATTTTATTTGCCATAAAAGGagccacacaggggagaaaccatttgaatgctcagagtgtggaaagagctttagtcGACACAATCACCTTTCACTACATAAGACAATCCACAGGGGAGAACAATCATAG